In Glycine max cultivar Williams 82 chromosome 10, Glycine_max_v4.0, whole genome shotgun sequence, the DNA window ATATAGTATGTGATAAGTTAGTCTGGGGAGTTTGTAACATCATCCCAACGCCATATTGTCCCATCCTCACAGCAACTCAATATAGTACTACAACATAACACAAGAACGAACTACagttataaacaaaaacaacattGTCTTAAAATTATGAGCAGCAACATCAATATATAAAGAATTACCTTCCATCAAAGGACGTAGCAGTCTGCCTGATTGGAGATTTTGATTGAGGATGTGACAACCTGAACAAGGTAACACAAAATaagaatttcataaaataaaaatcgatTGAAATAATCTTGATAGATAAACGAACCTTGCAACAAGTACAGGAGGACTTGACTGCAATTCCCAAACAAAAATCTTCCCTTCCCTGTTACCTGGAAGACccagaaaatgtaaaaagtgaatacaaaataaaactgaaatctTGAAATTACAAACTTGCCAACCAAAGAACTAGTCCAAATTGTCAGAAATCAGTAATGAAATATGAACAAAGTGTGTAATAAATAGTTCCTGTCACTGTAGGAATGAGGCAGCACATACTGGAGAAAATAATCAATGTAAAAACAATTGCAATTAGATATGCTTACCCACTGCGGCTAAGTTGAAATGGAAATCACAAGAAAACTTGATGAACCAGATATCACACTCAGGAACAGGGTATTTCTGAAGGATGTCAACTACACCCTAAACATCCAAAAAAAACTGAATCTGATTAAATGTTAcccattaaaatataattaagaaaagatCATGATTATAACAAACCTCCCCTGGAGTTTGTTCCTTCACTTTAGGTTCCCACAAGATAATTTCATTGTCAACACTCTGGAATCATAACAATCCATTACTTAAGGAATTGGTAAATGGTAAGTAACTTCATGAATCagagaaaattcaaattaagaAATACTACACTTATGATTCATTGTCAAGTTCCCAAAATGGAGGAATTGCCCAAAAACCTTTAAAACTTTTTGATCACCCAactattaaactttttttgtgtaaaagaaacttcattaaatatgatttcCCAATTCCAACTGAAACTaagaaacaaggaaaaaaatagaaacatcaACACAACAAAGCTACCTCTGCTTGTCTACTAAAGAAAGTCCTTAAAACACAAGCAAAAGCACCACATTGATACCATAAAATTCTCAATAACTAATTTACTGTTTCAATAGAATAGTATTAGAAGCTACTAATTTTACAACAGATCCATTTCCAAACTCTAAACCAGTGTGATTCCAATTGAAAAACCAGTTTTCTAGTAAGGGAAGAAGAGCTCCCTTTTAGAAATATTGTTATCCTTTTTCTTTaatccttgttttctttttttaatttattgtttgtatttGCTAATTAGGAAGATTATGATATTAACAGAAGTAGTAGAAGTCAAAGAAATTCCAGCTAGGGAACAGTTCTTTCCATCACAACAAACCTAACATTAAAGTTCCACTTGGTAGTAGATGGATACTGAGCAATCACTCacctttgagaggataaaatcaCCTAGCCACCTATTACAGTCAACATAATTTAAATGAACTGAAGCATTGTATACCTGAAAATAGGTATTGCTAAAATTAGAAATAAGAAATTAGAAAAGATCAATgatatgtaccaaaaaaaaattgttacttaCAGGAAACTGgacatattttgtgggaaactTAGAAGGAAGATCAGTCCATGTAAATGATTTTTCTACATATGTCCAGAACTCTGCAGTAACATAACGGCCTGATGGATTAAAATGAAAAGGACAATAATACAATTGgtacactaaaaaaaaatcacatgcaTAAATGGGTTATATTTTGGTTCGGGAACAGGACACTGCTACATGGTGGGACTAGGACCCAACTATAAAATCGTCAACTCAACtatgtattttaattgattCAGTTCATAAACAGAATGGGACATCATGTTCCAGACAATAATTTTCCTAgagattacaaaaatatttgttacttGCAGCTTCCATGTTATCatgaaaacaaatatcaaatatacCAAAAACAACTTGTCAAATCCATTAAGAAGATTTGATTGTGTGTAGGATAGGTCCGATAGGATAGATCGATAAATAGAGGTGAAGGAAGATCAAGGAACCATTAATAGCCTTTCAAAACATTGACACAATGGTGTcatttgatccatgtagccaacTCCACCTAGTGGGAAAAGACTTTTTTCTTAAtcctttattttcattataCTGATGAAATAGCTATGATTTTTTCAGACTGGCATCTTACCAACCTAGTACCAATAGTTAGATTCATGTTCTTGTTATTATCTTCATTTGTTAGTAtcagtctttttttttgttaggggAGGGGATATCATTCTAACTGGATAAGTTGGAAAAAATACATAAgcagtaaaataaatcaaactcaGATAATAAAGTTGATTCATGAATAAGTATCAATAAATTGTACTCATATTCAGCAGTCAAACAGTTGCACAAAATTGAAAATGCTAAGAGGTTATGCAATATCCCTTAGCTATAATATCATTCCAATAAACAACTTCCAGAATTTATGCTGTTGACTGGAAACTGAATTATAACTTACCAATTTCtcaatctttttaatttaaaaatatttttcttgaaagtTAAAACTAATCTTGCGAATGGTACTTAGTAGtacattattttacaaatttttattttctgaatctGATAATCAAATAGTGTTTACATGGAAGAAAGAAATCAATGTTTAAAAAACTGAACTGGTCATTGAATATTTGAATTGGTTAAGATACTATTTCATGATTCATTGGTCCAATCATGATCAAAccaatgataattaattaatatttaatattatataatatactcagtaaaaaaaactaacaaaatcatAAGAAATAAAGTTAGCATAAAAGGACCATATTTGAGGTCctgcaatattaaaaaaatataataaaagattgAATAGTAACAATCCATACATGGACCTTATTCTAGTGCTTTGGTCtcaaaaaattcttttgattaaaaaaatataaaattagaaggaaaaaaaacacttttaactGGTTTTCTACCCCTGATTTAGAACCAGTTTAATTAGTCTGCCACAAGTTTTTTGCTTAAACAAGTATTTCACTGATTGTCTGGTCAATGACAAGAACAGTAATAGTTATTTACGAAAATGCTACATTTACAGAGAGATAGAGAACTGATAGAAATCATAATTgtgttttcattattatttgatgattacAACAAAGGTCTATATATAGAGCAGAGTTCACAATGAGGCCTAACTCTGACTCTAACAATTACTAACTGATTCTGTTAGTAACTAACAGAATCACAGCATACTAACTAACTAAGAAGAGACAGCTAATAGTAACCACAAACAGTTTTTACAACTAACTGAAAACTAACTGAATTTAAGACTTCTCTCTAACAGAAAAAAAGTATTCTGTAATTTTGCCTGATTTAGTTTTATCTTTTCTGAGATTATGGTATGGTACCATCCATTAGAATTTTACATTATGGGAAATATAGTGAAACTTGACAAGATGATTCAAGACAAACAAAAGTGACCAATGATATAATAGCAGCAGTGCAGCAAACATAAAACTAAATATCTTACCCTTCATAGACCATATTTTTACAGTATTATCCATGCCACAACTAGCAATACGATATATATCTGATGGGTGAAAATCCTACAGTAAGCAACAAAAGTCAGTTGGGCTAATCTCCAAAATCCAAATCTTATATTATCACTAAGAAATAAGAATAGGTAATTAAGCcagaaaaaagggagagaaacaTTAGATGAAGAATACACTTACAACACTTAAAACTTCATTACGATGTCCTCCAGCTCCGGCAAATATTAAAATGCATATTCCAGTATGAACATTCCATAACCGGACAGATTCATCCTGATCAACCTTAGATGTCATTGAATGAAAAACAATGGATtctttaaattatgaaaatatggaGAAGCCATTTACTTTGCTTGCAGAGATCACAAGTGATGGCTTTAATGTTTGAGTCCTGATTTCATTTACGGAGTCTCCATGGCCAACAAAACTCTGCAGTGAGGAGGACATCATGTCAGGTAGCAGCAGGGATTAGTACACGATCAATACATTTTTAACATTAttgaattcaaaaaattatttaagactTTTAGAAAGTGGTAATTCCCACAAAACTCCAGAGTAACAACCAACACTACGGTCACATTTGAGCAGTGTTATCAATGGCGGATGGAAGAACACAGCAGAAGGCCAAAGTTCTGCCATATAAACATGCCATTGCAGCCTATGGTGCTGCCATAGCGGGactcccttcacaaattgcctatggcggttgacaaaaaaaaacaccatgCCATTCCATCATGGTGGCAATAGCGCCGCCATTTAACAACATTGCATTtgagtaaaaatataattaagcatttacaatattcaataaaaacataggATGCATCGGGGTAAACAACTCAATTAAGCACCAGTTCAATAAAGAGCCTATTAACGAACTTAACTGTGAAAGTTATTAAATTAAGCTAAAAGAACAGCTTATTTTGATAGGATTTTCTGTCAAGCTTATTgaaataaactataaaaaaaaaacttatagaaTTATAGTAAAGTCATTAGCCATTTTCCTAAGCTCAAACTAGGCTCTAACAGGGACACCAACATTCTGCTGAgtgcttatataaaaaaataaacccaTATAACCTCTTATAAGTGCTTCCAAATtccaattaaatatttattcaagtaGAGCATGATGAGTTCAGTACTAAATAAGTAAAATACCTTGTGTATCTTCTCACTGCCAACATCAATGACTCGCATTACCCCATTGATTCCTCCAGCCACAACAAATGGGGTGCCATCAACATTGCATGCCCAACTCACTGTGTAAAAAGACTCATCCTTCTGGCGTGTACataaaaacatgtaaaaataGAAGCGGTTTTCTAGAGAAATGAAACCCTAGCTaactaaagagagagagagagagagagaggagtgaCATACATCTTCGTCTACATAAGATTGCAAAACAGCAATAACTCCTCCTTCGAGACATTGATAAACAGTAACCCTATTGCCGCCAACAGTGGCGAAAACGTTGAAGTAGCGGGAGTCGATGAAGTTGAAAATGACGGCGTATAGAGGGCGCTTTCCCTCTTGAAGGCGATTGGTGACTCTGTATTCTCTCTTCTTCGAACAAGCCAAGGATCCCACCACTGGGTCACATCCCAAACCCAAACCAACCGACTTCCCCGTTGCCGCCGTTTCACCCACCATCTACTCTTCTCTGCTTCGCTTCCCTACACACATCACAAGGAAGGAACAAGATGCCACTGTGTCAATGTGTGATAGGGTTCCGAGATTATCGTGTCACAAAACGTGCGTTTGGTTGCTAAAAACGTAAGGAGGGGCGACGCAAcacaaaaaactcaaaatactttcaaaaactataaattattattataagattaTGGGTAACACTATGAACCCCATTATTACCAGGgagaaaacaattaataattatttctttactATTATGAAACTAATCCAAACACCTTATAGATTCTAataagattcctaaagaagttgTTTATATATGTAAGTATCACTCACCCTATGATTAATTTTAGGTGGAAATACAAGATATTTGTCTGTTTGATTTTAATGCATGAGTATGAATACAATCGTATAAGTTTGTGAGAATCAAATCCAAATCTATAAACATAAGGTTCAacgttaattttgattttaagtgattttgataatatattatgTGAAACCAAACATGTAGAtagtgattatttttattattatgtgtaaaaaataaaatacaaataatgtgATGATGAGGACCTTCTTCAGAAACTTTTGGCTGAATCCTGAAACAATATTAAGGAAAGAGGCATTTTAATGTGATGATGAGGACTACTTGATTGTAGGAGGGTTTAAAGGACATGGCTTAATTTGGTCTAAAATGGGGCATACTTGATATTATAGTTTTATGTGAAACAACTCCCTAATTTTCACTTGCCAGATGTGAGGGACTAAAGGGCGATTTGGgaaacaagatttttttaactatttcctAGTGGAacttgtaaaaaagaaaaaactatttCCTTAGTGGAGGCCATACTTATACATCTAAAATAGTTTGAATTTGGAAATATCAACAGCAATTGACCTTTTAAaccaattcattcatgtgactGTATATTTAGTCTTCTATTAACTTTGTTCCTGTGAGATTTATACTGACGTTGTAATTTGATATGCTACCTTTATTAAACTCTTTTTAACAAGGATTTTTGAAGCCAGCATATTGGACTCCtgtaaaattttagtttatctTACTTTGAAAGGTTGACTTCAGTTGATAACTTGGGTCTGTGCCCTGCAAGTTCTATGCTATACTTTCATGCATTCCTCCAGTATGGCTTGGCTTTCCTGAAACTTGTTTGTGTGAGAATAAGTATGCAGTGGTAGCTTATGTAATACCCAAAAGGTCCAAGATGAATTATTTGTATTGTATTTTGGTTTAGAAAATTCTTGGCCGCCCTCCTATGCCCATGATGAACAACATTATTCAAGAAAGAGTGAAAGATACTGTCATAAAGTTACCAACAAAAGAAGAAGCCCTAAATCAATTCTCTCTCTTTCCCACTTCTCTGAAAGGGTTTAAAGAATCAAAGTAGGAtgaaattatttactttaatagttggtaataataataatgaaaggcTTTCTCAAGCCCTAACTATGAACAGAACGCTATATATTCATGTCTGCATTCACTATAAATTCCCATTGTTGTTTAATGGATTTCTCATGTGTGGTACCAGCGGTACTGCTTACGGAGGGTCCAAGGGGACTTTACAAAGGATGAGTTTATAGCATTCTTGCATGTAACTTGTCTGTTGGCTTTCTTTCACATCATCTAAAAacctttataattataattaatgactTCTTGAAAATTATCATAAATCACAACTACCGTCTTTATGATTCACTAAAGTTACTTTTTTTGTCACTGCTTGGAGAATAGATACTATCAGAAGCACATAATAACTCAACCTGCTCCTATTTTTGTTGGGGGCTGGGAGCTTGCATAACTTTGtttcaaattagtttatttattcgTTACCTTTTGTCAGGGGCTTTGCAATATTTGCAAGATTAGGGCCACAAACCACAATTACATTTATATTATGTGAGGAGCTAAGGAAACATGCTGGATTGAAGGCAATCTAGTGACAGGAATCTCCACTGGTGGCTATTTCCTACACCAACTAACCATTATGATTATTGAAATGCTGAAGAACTAATCTTTTTGCAAACAAAATCCCTCCCCAGTTGGGGAAATTATTTTTGGTAGTTATTCTCATTATTTGCACCAATGATTCGAGGTGCATTCCCCTGTTAACCAGATCACATTTTTTGACTTGCAACTATGCAAACAATATGAATAGATTCATTACTCTAGCATGCAGTtgtcatgcttttttttttctttctcccttttctcatttactGCAGTGTGGTCATTGCATTGCCACAGTTAGAGACGCAGGATTGTTGTACTTCCAACCTGTATTACTACTACCATTGTTTTAACAAAAGGGTATTGTTTGTTTTGTATGGATGATTTTTATGTGAAGATGATTTTTCTCATCTCTCAAATAGTGATTTCTTATCTTTTCGGTTCTTGTTTTGTATTCA includes these proteins:
- the LOC100127417 gene encoding FIE isoform X1, encoding MVGETAATGKSVGLGLGCDPVVGSLACSKKREYRVTNRLQEGKRPLYAVIFNFIDSRYFNVFATVGGNRVTVYQCLEGGVIAVLQSYVDEDKDESFYTVSWACNVDGTPFVVAGGINGVMRVIDVGSEKIHKSFVGHGDSVNEIRTQTLKPSLVISASKDESVRLWNVHTGICILIFAGAGGHRNEVLSVDFHPSDIYRIASCGMDNTVKIWSMKEFWTYVEKSFTWTDLPSKFPTKYVQFPVYNASVHLNYVDCNRWLGDFILSKSVDNEIILWEPKVKEQTPGEGVVDILQKYPVPECDIWFIKFSCDFHFNLAAVGNREGKIFVWELQSSPPVLVARLSHPQSKSPIRQTATSFDGSTILSCCEDGTIWRWDDVTNSPD
- the LOC100127417 gene encoding FIE (The RefSeq protein has 2 substitutions compared to this genomic sequence), with protein sequence MVGETAATGKSVGLGLGCDPVVGSLACSKKREYRVTNRLQEGKRPLYAVIFNFIDSRYFNVFATVGGNRVTVYQCLEGGVIAVLQSYVDEDDESFYTVSWACNVDGTPFVVAGGINGVTRVIDVGSEKIHKSFVGHGDSVNEIRTQTLKPSLVISASKDESVRLWNVHTGICILIFVGAGGHRNEVLSVDFHPSDIYRIASCGMDNTVKIWSMKEFWTYVEKSFTWTDLPSKFPTKYVQFPVYNASVHLNYVDCNRWLGDFILSKSVDNEIILWEPKVKEQTPGEGVVDILQKYPVPECDIWFIKFSCDFHFNLAAVGNREGKIFVWELQSSPPVLVARLSHPQSKSPIRQTATSFDGSTILSCCEDGTIWRWDDVTNSPD